From Penicillium digitatum chromosome 5, complete sequence, one genomic window encodes:
- a CDS encoding Fungal transcriptional regulatory protein, N-terminal: MRCSGGGWSLPCEHVRCQAQFDILFVWSPIEEKQLLALPSPQKRARRTLNRPPSKSVQRATTPDTDHTPDLNDHPDRQMTAKKTELPVFKEEKSRYVCDEASVALGQKIPEPRDIIESSSDEEL; the protein is encoded by the exons ATgaggtgctctggtggaGGCTGGAGTTTAC CCTGTGAACATGTCCGATGTCAAGCACAATTTGACATCCTCTTCGTCTGGTCTCCAATTGAAGAAAAGCAGCTGCTTGCGCTACCAAG CCCCCAAAAAAGAGCACGGCGGACATTGAACAGACCACCG AGCAAGTCCGTTCAACGCGCCACAACCCCGGACACCGACCATACACCGGATCTGAATGATCATCCGGATCGGCAAATGACAGCCAAAAAGACAGAACTACCAGTTttcaaagaagagaagagtcGGTATGTCTGTGATGAGGCTTCTGTTGCACTGGGACAAAAG ATCCCTGAACCCCGTGATATTATTGAAAGCTCTTCGGATGAAGAATTATAG
- a CDS encoding Peptidase C12, ubiquitin carboxyl-terminal hydrolase 1 produces MFNLGVQVINGQKTFIPLENNPKVHKHLCKNLGVSPSLTFHDILSTTPEMLSWIPRPVNALILLCDRPIYLAARSRVEHSIPEYLGSGADEPVLWMKQTIGHACGLMALLHVVVNLENGRYVLAGSELEKIVKSAVGLGPVERARLLYDSRFLEEAHMDAASEGCSIVPLPQEECGFHFIAFVKKDGKVWELNGGMNGPLLRGELEGDLLGEEGLDMTYPQDYPAMTTILVTGATGRQGGSVISNLLAKNAPFNLLAVTRDIKSTSAKNLAQKSPNITLIQGNLDNPAAIFENVKRQTSTPVWGVFSVQTANPRHDNERRQGFALVDESIKQGVKYFVYSSVDRGGERSDQNPTQVPHFIFKHEIERHLKEKAKGTDMEWTILRPVAFFENFTPDYVGKVFMTAWQMTLKGKPLQLIATSDIGFFAAAAFLNPEASKNHASSLAGDELTFDEMSTIFKKSTGKNVPTTFRIPVWLMMVAVKELGIMFKWFHDEGYGADIPALKKLNPGSKNFGEWLKEDSQFETR; encoded by the exons ATGTTTAACCTAGGCGTGCAGGTTATCAACGGCCAAAAGACCTTTATACCACTAG AGAACAACCCAAAGGTCCACAAACATCTATGTAAGAACCTTGGAGTATCCCCGAGTCTCACCTTCCATGATATTCTCTCCACCACCCCAGAAATGCTCTCCTGGATCCCACGACCCGTAAACgccctcatcctcctctGCGATAGACCCATCTACCTCGCCGCGCGGTCTCGCGTCGAACACAGCATACCCGAGTATCTCGGCAGCGGGGCGGACGAGCCTGTGTTGTGGATGAAGCAGACGATCGGACATGCGTGTGGGCTCATGGCATTGCTACATGTGGTGGTCAATTTGGAGAATGGAAGATATGTCCTGGCGGGATCGGAATTGGAGAAGATTGTGAAGAGCGCGGTTGGATTGGGGCCGGTGGAGAGAGCGCGACTTTTGTACGATTCGAGGTTTTTGGAAGAGGCGCATATGGATGCGGCATCGGAAGGGTGCTCAATCGTGCCTTTGCCGCAGGAGGAATGTGGGTTTCATTTTATTGCTTTTGTTAAGAAAGATGGAAAGGTTTGGGAGTTGAATGGAGGCATGAATGGTCCATTATTGCGAGGTGAATTGGAAGGGGACTTGTTGGGAGAAGAAGGGTTGGATATGACG TACCCTCAAGACTATCCTGCAATGACCACAATTCTCGTCACCGGAGCCACAGGCAGACAAGGAGGCTCCGTAATTAGCAACCTTCTGGCCAAAAATGCCCCTTTTAATCTCCTCGCCGTGACACGTGACATCAAATCTACTTCAGCGAAGAACCTTGCCCAGAAGTCTCCTAATATCACATTGATCCAAGGCAATCTTGACAACCCAGCTGCCATCTTCGAGAATGTAAAGCGTCAAACCTCAACCCCAGTTTGGGGCGTGTTTAGTGTTCAA ACCGCTAATCCCAGACATGACAACGAAAGACGCCAAGGATTCGCTCTGGTAGACGAGTCCATTAAACAAGGTGTCAAGTATTTCGTATACAGCTCCGTCGACCGCGGCGGCGAGAGATCAgaccaaaacccaacccaagtCCCTCATTTCATTTTCAAACACGAGATTGAGAGGCATCTCAAGGAGAAAGCAAAAGGGACCGATATGGAATGGACGATTCTCCGCCCCGTTGCCTTTTTTGAGAATTTCACACCGGACTACGTCGGGAAGGTATTTATGACTGCATGGCAGATGACTCTGAAGGGGAAGCCTCTACAGCTTATTGCCACAAGCGACATTGGGTTCTTTGCTGCCGCGGCATTCTTAAATCCCGAGGCATCGAAGAATCATGCTTCCTCGCTTGCTGGCGATGAGTTAACGTTTGATGAAATGTCGACGATTTTCAAGAAATCGACTGGCAAGAATGTGCCGACCACTTTCAGGATTCCGGTTTGGCTGATGATGGTTGCTGTCAAAGAGCTGGGTATCATGTTCAAATGGTTTCATGATGAGGGATATGGTGCGGATATTCCGGCTTTGAAAAAGCTGAATCCTGGCTCGAAGAACTTTGGGGAATGGTTGAAGGAGGATAGCCAGTTCGAGACACGATAG
- a CDS encoding Protein phosphatase type 1 complex subunit Hex2/Reg1, putative — protein sequence MTYNQEKILVSYLYAISLNGHCLHRTPSSITTQKKEREMTTLLTPRENHSPFPDPLRCPTGPTAQRYFLEDHTITRKSPMQDDRHARDSSPVANLPSVIPSPCFNSIPNEPAYTPTLNSLAPENELILPSYDTESIHSVKKLEDVSDASTELHPPPWTLQAPSADDTLLEDEPSRHVDYLSHDWKEEDIWSSWRYVTSRRNDYSNGVRLENASWRTWAKAKYNLRTISPESLNWLKDCDVTWLYGPLKSSVERATSPSPPPSRLGTPNSYLDRKPILKKKTASEAILRRSLSQHTLLQHAGAILKAQEAENSWARPPFPRSNTDLDQLHHWTGSSTYSLGGTLTTSSSSGMTSPSERRHIHFNNEVVQFIAVEAKGHEDDWPTTFEESSSDDGIVLMRQTPSRSPLSNRSTPRNSFSGDGKTIAPLPSTTLKYRGDPPEPHVQTILDRWSTPPTRMVSPTPSVETLRPPGPSEPSANFLLDECEDPSLDFTGNYPDRDRAWFLEDDPASGRPIRLTASGMIMPEGETEIPSSSILDRVVDTVNTARDIAHVIWNVGWRR from the exons ATGACATATAATCAAGAGAAG ATTCTGGTTTCCTATCT ATATGCTATATCTTTGAATGGCCATTGCCTCCACCGTACTCCCTCATCAATTAcaacccaaaaaaaggaaagggaAATGACGACGTTGTTGACTCCTCGCGAAAATCATTCGCCCTTCCCGGATCCTTTACGGTGTCCCACTGGTCCCACCGCGCAACGATATTTTTTAGAAGATCACACCATCACCAGAAAATCACCGATGCAAGATGACCGTCACGCGAGGGACTCTTCCCCAGTCGCAAATCTACCCTCTGTGATCCCTTCTCCATGCTTCAATTCTATCCCCAATGAACCTGCCTACACGCCCACTCTAAACAGCCTGGCACCGGAAAATGAACTCATCCTACCTTCCTACGACACGGAATCCATTCACAGTGTTAAAAAACTGGAGGACGTGAGCGATGCATCGACAGAATTACACCCTCCTCCATGGACATTACAGGCCCCATCGGCAGATGACACCTTACTTGAGGATGAGCCATCTAGGCATGTGGACTACCTCTCACATGACTGGAAGGAGGAGGATATCTGGTCCTCCTGGCGTTACGTGACGAGTCGGAGGAATGATTATAGTAATGGTGTCAGGTTGGAGAACGCCTCCTGGAGGACATGGGCCAAGGCCAAATACAACCTGAGGACGATATCGCCGGAAAGCCTCAATTG GCTGAAGGACTGCGATGTCACCTGGCTCTACGGCCCATTGAAAAGTTCCGTCGAACGTGCCACCTCTCCATCTCCTCCTCCAAGTCGCTTGGGGACACCAAACTCTTATCTAGACCGAAAGCCAAtcctgaagaagaagacggcgTCCGAGGCTATCCTCCGGCGGTCACTATCTCAACACACGTTACTCCAACATGCCGGGGCCATTCTCAAAGCTCAAGAAGCCGAGAACAGCTGGGCTCGACCCCCATTCCCAAGGTCGAACACAGACCTGGACCAATTGCATCACTGGACTGGAAGCTCAACCTACTCTCTTGGTGGCACTCTCACTACCTCATCATCGTCCGGAATGACATCTCCAAGCGAACGGCGTCATATCCACTTCAACAATGAAGTCGTACAATTCATCGCGGTCGAAGCCAAGGGCCACGAGGACGATTGGCCGACCACCTTTGAAGAGTCATCTTCCGACGACGGTATAGTCTTGATGCGACAAACCCCCAGCCGGTCCCCCCTAAGTAACCGCAGTACCCCACGCAACAGCTTCAGCGGTGATGGCAAAACCATCGCCCCTCTCCCCTCAACCACGCTCAAGTATCGTGGGGATCCTCCCGAGCCCCACGTTCAGACGATCCTTGACCGGTGGTCCACACCCCCCACCCGGATGGTatcaccaactccctcggTGGAAACCCTACGCCCGCCAGGGCCATCGGAGCCCTCGGCCAACTTCCTTTTGGATGAATGTGAAGATCCCAGCCTGGATTTCACCGGCAATTACCCCGATCGCGATCGCGCATGGTTCCTCGAAGATGATCCAGCCTCAGGTCGCCCGATCCGATTGACTGCTTCGGGCATGATCATGCCGGAAGGCGAGACCGAGATCCCCAGCAGTAGTATCTTGGACCGGGTTGTGGACACTGTTAACACAGCCCGAGACATCGCCCATGTGATTTGGAATGTCGGCTGGCGCCGTTGA
- a CDS encoding Mitochondrial ornithine carrier protein AmcA/Ort1, putative, translated as MAATEHAIPISEPMELPSLPPNQGLEAIKDIAFGSSAGMAGKLIEYPFDTVKVRLQSQPEHLPLRYTGPLDCFRQSFRADGFRGLYRGISAPMAGAAVETSCLFFSYRLIQDALRATVYPGVEHLPFLALIASGALSGSATSLVLTPIELVKCRMQVPAESAGLKPAGPMAIIASTFRHEGLAGFWRGQVGTLIRETGGSAAWFGGYEGVSSLFRQSNKLNSQLTSDSLPIYQQMIAGATAGISYNFLFYPADTIKSRMQTVDVSRLPAHAQKQTFWGETRALWRQQGLKGMYRGCGITCARSAPSSAFIFTVYEGLRQYFG; from the exons ATGGCGGCGACAGAGCATGCGATCCCCATCAGTGAGCCCATGGAGCTGCCGTCGCTCCCGCCCAATCAGGGCCTTGAGGCGATAAAGGACATCGCATTTGGATCG TCGGCGGGAATGGCAGGCAAACTCATTGAATACCCCTTTGACACTGTCAAGGTCCGACTACAGTCACAACCCGAACACCTCCCTCTCCGATATACAGGACCACTGGATTGTTTCCGCCAGTCTTTCCGAGCTGATGGCTTCCGGGGACTATACAGAGGGATCAGTGCACCCATGGCCGGAGCTGCGGTGGAGACCAGCTGTCTCTTTTTCAGTTATCGTCTCATCCAGGATGCCCTGCGCGCAACGGTCTACCCAGGCGTTGAGCACCTACCGTTTTTGGCTCTCATTGCTAGTGGAGCTCTATCTGGCTCAGCGACCTCGCTGGTACTCACGCCTATTGAACTGGTGAAATGCAGGATGCAGGTCCCCGCGGAGTCAGCAGGCCTCAAACCCGCTGGCCCAATGGCTATCATCGCAAGCACTTTCCGGCATGAAGGGCTGGCAGGATTCTGGCGGGGCCAGGTGGGAACCTTGATCCGGGAAACTGGCGGAAGTGCAGCGTGGTTCGGTGGATACGAGGGCGTATCATCACTATTCCGCCAGTCCAACAAGTTGAATTCGCAGTTGACCTCCGACTCGCTCCCCATTTACCAACAAATGATCGCAGGAGCAACGGCTGGAATCAGCTACAACTTCTTGTTCTACCCAGCTGATACAATCAAGTCTCGCATGCAGACTGTAGATGTCTCACGTCTGCCGGCCCATGCTCAAAAACAGACCTTCTGGGGCGAGACCAGGGCTCTATGGAGGCAGCAAGGGCTTAAGGGCATGTATCGCGGGTGTGGGATTACTTGCGCACGCTCGGCACCCAGCTCAGCTTTCATTTTCACAGTTTATGAAGGATTACGGCAAtattttggttga
- a CDS encoding rRNA-processing protein cgrA: protein MSTSTATTPVAPPTTGMRKNGKNWHGTKKAFRPTAGLTSYAKRQELKKHSDAVKELEREMKEEAEAERKARIQRIKDRREAKEEKLRYEKMAEKMHHKRLDRLKRREKRNKLLSS, encoded by the exons ATGTCTACTTCAACAGCTACGACACCAGTCGCGCCTCCGACCACCGGCATGCGGAAAAATG GTAAAAACTGGCATGGCACCAAGAAGGCTTTCCGCCCTACTGCAGGTTTGACCTCATACGCTAAGCGTCAAGAGCTCAAGAAGCACAGCGACGCTGTCAAGGAACTTGAACGTGAGATGAAGGAAGAGGCCGAGGCTGAACGGAAG GCCCGTATCCAGCGCATCAAGGACCGCCGGGAagccaaggaagaaaagctgCGTTATGAGAAGATGGCCGAGAAGATGCACCACAAGAGACTCGACCGTCTCAAGCGCAGAGAGAAGCGCAACAAGCTGCTTAGCTCTTGA
- a CDS encoding Cgr1: MEPPHKFAPFSTSRSTSTTSQPTQTSTRSPNQNQQASDPQSKSEDLSRFGSQESRRTDRRKSRRSHRHGSDDRQISPKGEHRTRPSPSPQSQEPSLFDGTRSHRRKYSKSRELRFPNPMSHLASSASARGLLPTWSGGKDKDREGDDGLLRPVTKETTRSRWGSESTTGLSDGRNGNLLDTPGQHEQLAPIRRHEILSMDDLEKIKKRRKLGEEYLRSALTSIGTLATDVTRRLDYTYYNLLEKTTALNSTISSFQELSDSASTLLNDFERETAGLDQDIRRQLSDLKGFEPQIQKADALEQRMKAGRQRVEELGKRLETVRHEIDSWEQRETEWQTRTSRRLRIFWGIVTSALLVLVLALVLQNWREYWSSHAGTSRLATSNHSLPSVPPQSEVWDKVLSLGGEVLGSDAGPVRYPSNLAGRRENLDKAGPTSTTRSGHDVSPAEHNALSVLDEL; this comes from the exons ATGGAACCTCCACATAAATTTGCACCATTCTCAACATCCCGATCAACCTCCACCACATCCCAACCCACCCAAACCTCCACCCGGAGCCCGAACCAAAACCAGCAAGCTAGCGACCCCCAATCCAAATCTGAGGATCTTTCTAGATTTGGTAGCCAAGAAAGCCGCCGAACAGACCGAAGAAAGTCCCGTCGCTCGCACCGCCATGGCTCCGATGACCGTCAAATCTCCCCAAAAGGAGAGCATCGAACTCGCCCATCCCCATCCCCCCAGTCGCAAGAGCCATCTCTCTTCGATGGCACGAGGTCCCATCGCCGCAAATATAGCAAGTCACGAGAACTGCGCTTCCCTAATCCCATGAGCCATCTGGCTTCCTCGGCGAGCGCGAGAGGATTGCTCCCTACGTGGTCGGGGGGGAAGGATAAAGACCGCGAGGGCGATGATGGATTGTTGAGGCCGGTAACAAAGGAGACGACCCGGAGTCGCTGGGGGTCTGAGTCGACGACTGGTCTATCAGATGGTCGGAATGGAAATCTGCTTGATACGCCTGGGCAGCATGAGCAATTGGCGCCTATCCGCCGACACGAGATTCTGTCTATGGATGACCTAGAAAAGATAAAGAAGCGGAGGAAGCTAGGCGAGGA GTATCTACGGTCTGCATTGACTTCGATTGGGACGTTGGCGACAGACGTCACCCGTCGGCTGGATTACACCTATTACAATCTGCTTGAGAAAACCACTGCGCTCAACTCGACTATCTCGTCGTTCCAGGAACTCTCTGACTCGGCGTCAACACTTCTCAACGACTTCGAACGCGAAACGGCCGGGTTAGATCAGGATATTCGCAGACAACTCAGTGACTTGAAAGGCTTCGAGCCTCAGATCCAAAAGGCCGATGCCTTAGAGCAACGCATGAAAGCAGGCCGACAGCGTGTCGAAGAACTAGGCAAGCGACTTGAGACTGTACGACACGAGATCGATAGCTGGGAACAGCGGGAAACAGAATGGCAAACCCGGACCAGTCGGCGACTACGCATCTTCTGGGGTATTGTCACAAGTGCGCTTTTAGTGCTTGTACTCGCTCTAGTCCTTCAGAACTGGCGAGAGTACTGGTCTTCCCACGCTGGGACCTCACGTTTGGCAACGTCGAACCACTCTTTGCCCTCTGTACCACCTCAGTCTGAAGTGTGGGATAAAGTTCTCAGTCTCGGGGGGGAAGTTTTAGGGTCTGATGCAGGGCCTGTTCGGTATCCATCTAACCTTGCAGGTCGCCGTGAGAACCTGGACAAGGCTGGTCCGACTTCTACAACTCGGTCAGGGCATGATGTATCACCTGCGGAACACAATGCTTTGAGTGTGCTGGATGAATTATGA
- a CDS encoding Translation initiation factor SUI1 gives METGFDTCLHFRIYRHPGHQWADLAPYHDGDHSCMLNRLLPRDFSASDFPVSVNQGGRAYSTAPVVQARHVVYCGVCTLPPEYCEFGGTAKKCEEWLKDNESDLWDTLYSEDALNANLSALSVSAQERAAKDAAKKEAKAAANEARDSERKAASKIQIKRVERNKRKYVTVVIGLEVFGLENKKIAKDLGKKFATGSSVTRSPAGIEEITVQGDVSDDLREWLLEIHGKKIPASNIELIEDKKKKKSEGPMV, from the exons ATGGAGACCGGTTTTGACACCTGCCT TCACTTCCGGATCTATCGTCACCCGGGGCACCAATGGGCGGACCTGGCTCCCTATCATGATGGTGACCACAGCTGCATGTTGAACAGGCTCTTACCGAGGGATTTTTCCGCATCCGACTTTCCAGTTTCAGTCAACCAAGGGGG CAGGGCATATTCG ACCG CCCCGGTTGTGCAGGCAAGACATGTTGTCTACTGTGGAG TTTGCACGTTGCCCCCCGAG TACTGCGAGTTTGGAGGTACCGCGAAGAAATGTGAAGAATGGCTTAAGGATAATGAGTCGGATCTGTGGGACACACTATACTCTGAGG ATGCCCTGAACGCCAATCTCTCCGCCCTCTCTGTCTCAGCGCAAGAACGCGCCGCTAAGGATGCCGCTAAGAAGGAGGCTAAAGCTGCTGCTAACGAGGCACGCGACAGCGAGCGCAAGGCCGCCTCCAAGATTCAGATCAAGCGCGTTGAGCGGAACAAGCGCAAGTACGTGACGGTTGTGATCGGGCTGGAGGTCTTCGGAttggagaacaagaagattgCAAAGGACCTGGGCAAGAAATTTGCTACGGGGTCGTCGGTGACCCGTTCGCCTGCAGGCATCGAGGAGATCACCGTCCAGGGTGATGTTAGCGATGACCTGCGCGAATGGCTCCTCGAGATTCACGGCAAGAAGATCCCCGCGTCTAATATCGAATTGATtgaagacaagaagaagaaaaagagcgAGGGCCCGATGGTATAA